One window from the genome of Leptospira broomii serovar Hurstbridge str. 5399 encodes:
- a CDS encoding HNH endonuclease: MKNNPKKKDYKFVVKDFYKLLEIQEWKCFLTGRTLEPENTNAEHIQPLRKGGEHEFKNICFVVEPLAKLKRYYTETEIVQLAYEILLWKGAKYGYKAPEKRSKAK; encoded by the coding sequence ATGAAAAATAACCCTAAAAAGAAGGACTATAAATTCGTAGTGAAAGACTTCTATAAGCTTCTCGAAATCCAAGAATGGAAATGCTTTCTCACAGGCAGAACTTTAGAACCTGAGAATACAAATGCAGAGCATATTCAGCCTCTCAGAAAAGGAGGAGAACATGAATTTAAAAATATTTGTTTCGTAGTTGAACCGTTAGCTAAACTAAAACGTTACTATACAGAAACTGAAATCGTTCAATTAGCCTATGAGATACTCCTATGGAAGGGAGCTAAATATGGATACAAAGCGCCTGAAAAACGAAGCAAGGCAAAATAG
- a CDS encoding PadR family transcriptional regulator — MILRLLSEADRYGYEIVKLIAERSGGEYELKEATMYSSVRRLETDSDIEWYWGDESQGGRRKYFRITERGKATYARNKSNWEYAKRVLDNLM; from the coding sequence ATGATTTTACGGCTCTTATCCGAAGCCGATCGCTACGGTTACGAGATAGTCAAGCTGATTGCCGAGCGCTCCGGCGGCGAGTATGAATTAAAAGAAGCTACGATGTATTCAAGCGTCCGGCGGCTTGAAACAGACAGCGATATCGAGTGGTACTGGGGCGACGAATCTCAAGGAGGACGGCGTAAGTATTTTAGAATTACCGAAAGAGGTAAGGCTACTTACGCCCGCAACAAAAGCAACTGGGAGTACGCAAAGCGCGTGCTCGATAACTTAATGTAA
- a CDS encoding GDSL-type esterase/lipase family protein — protein MKCKKSITLVFILVTIFYSQSVGAQPAPYKLVNPVLIRPFGDSITYGIGFTDDWKCPVYPIGQYLCMPPGQKGGGYRGWMTLLSISGDGIVFTTEGYQSGGSYVQQWWFNTQTHDGYPGWTIEQLTPIASYSSFADITLVHAGTNDMWQVLNIKNPTDAQIDQIASAAGANLFTLIDTLLKKNLKTHVFVAQIIKVSPPKEGYNTVNKVIFKYNNYISNNWYNQPPENRARMTLVDMHHTLQPGPDYSPDGIHPSALGYMKMACSWIRAIKNMQPNQEDPCSGITTSDVEKKLTPSPEENKQMIPPKDKLELLLKGKAGTK, from the coding sequence ATGAAATGTAAAAAATCGATCACCCTCGTATTTATTCTTGTTACTATATTTTATAGTCAGTCGGTTGGGGCCCAGCCTGCACCCTATAAATTGGTAAATCCTGTTCTTATACGTCCCTTCGGAGATTCAATCACTTACGGCATCGGCTTTACTGATGACTGGAAATGCCCGGTCTATCCGATCGGACAGTATCTTTGTATGCCCCCAGGGCAAAAGGGTGGAGGATATCGCGGATGGATGACTCTTCTTTCTATTTCGGGAGATGGTATCGTATTTACTACGGAAGGTTATCAAAGCGGCGGGTCTTATGTGCAACAGTGGTGGTTTAATACCCAAACTCATGACGGATATCCCGGCTGGACGATTGAACAACTGACGCCTATAGCTAGTTATTCCAGTTTTGCCGATATAACGTTGGTACACGCCGGAACGAATGACATGTGGCAAGTATTAAATATTAAGAATCCGACTGATGCACAGATAGACCAAATTGCTTCCGCGGCTGGAGCCAATCTTTTTACTTTGATAGATACGTTACTCAAGAAAAATCTAAAGACCCATGTGTTCGTTGCTCAAATCATTAAGGTCTCCCCTCCGAAAGAGGGTTATAATACCGTTAATAAAGTAATCTTTAAGTATAATAATTACATCTCGAATAACTGGTACAATCAGCCTCCTGAGAACAGAGCGAGGATGACTCTCGTAGACATGCATCATACCTTACAACCGGGCCCTGATTATTCTCCGGACGGCATACATCCGAGCGCACTAGGTTATATGAAAATGGCCTGTTCCTGGATTCGAGCGATCAAAAACATGCAACCTAACCAAGAAGATCCTTGTTCGGGAATAACCACTTCGGATGTGGAAAAAAAACTGACTCCTTCTCCGGAAGAAAACAAACAGATGATTCCTCCGAAAGATAAATTGGAACTATTATTGAAAGGAAAAGCAGGAACAAAATAG
- a CDS encoding pentapeptide repeat-containing protein — protein sequence MNEKLINYLNGVFAPYDGVKSVDELKADLLSDLLERFRELKAEGKDDETAFEMTIDSIGDIDQTVQEVANLSRSLERQVLINFSASNLLECDFAGVKVHKGKFEASMLRGSDFSDTDLTGSSFRASDVREANFDGANLTDCTFSAVDLTGASFKKTILVRTEFSKSGLIGVKFTDVKLTDVKLTMTDLRKTVFENCTFDGVDFKYCDLRGLCLDGLTFIGVKFDRVTLNEVTFKGATLRNVSFRPAFALTNRNYLAIKTISFDGAMMDKLTYAALKGMGVDLKNVKII from the coding sequence ATGAATGAGAAATTGATAAACTATTTAAACGGCGTTTTCGCACCTTACGACGGGGTAAAAAGCGTTGATGAATTAAAGGCCGATCTACTCTCCGATTTACTGGAGAGGTTCCGCGAACTCAAAGCCGAGGGCAAGGACGATGAAACGGCTTTTGAGATGACCATTGATAGCATCGGCGACATTGACCAAACGGTACAGGAGGTTGCTAACCTCTCCCGATCGCTGGAGCGGCAGGTGCTGATAAATTTCAGCGCGAGCAATCTGCTAGAGTGCGATTTCGCAGGTGTTAAAGTACATAAGGGAAAATTTGAAGCGAGCATGTTGCGCGGCTCCGACTTCTCGGATACGGACTTGACCGGTAGTTCGTTTAGGGCTAGCGATGTGCGCGAAGCCAATTTTGACGGCGCAAATCTGACAGACTGCACTTTTTCCGCAGTTGATCTGACGGGCGCGAGTTTCAAAAAAACCATTCTCGTGCGCACCGAATTCAGCAAGTCAGGGCTGATAGGAGTAAAATTCACCGACGTAAAACTGACCGATGTAAAGCTAACGATGACCGACCTTAGGAAAACGGTCTTCGAGAACTGTACCTTTGACGGTGTGGACTTCAAATACTGCGACCTGCGAGGCCTGTGCTTGGACGGATTGACCTTCATCGGCGTCAAGTTTGACAGGGTAACGCTGAACGAAGTTACGTTTAAAGGTGCGACACTGAGAAATGTATCTTTCCGTCCTGCGTTTGCTCTGACTAATAGAAACTATCTTGCCATCAAAACCATCAGCTTTGACGGCGCAATGATGGATAAGCTGACCTATGCTGCGCTAAAAGGCATGGGGGTCGATTTGAAAAACGTTAAAATTATATAA
- a CDS encoding dihydrofolate reductase family protein: MRKLIVSEWLTLDGIMQSPGFPGEDTEGGFKQGGWQGPYFDEVFSEVVAKTVTSADALLLGRKTYDIFAAYWPAHPDEWVARNLNSMAKYVVSKNGAILTWENSILIQGEVPAKVAGLKEQVGNDILVIGSGELVRVLAQNDLVDEYQIMISPLSLGAGKRLFKEDNRKQTFALISSAVTSKGVLILKYGVKP; the protein is encoded by the coding sequence ATGAGGAAATTGATCGTTTCGGAATGGTTGACGCTTGACGGCATTATGCAGTCGCCGGGTTTTCCGGGTGAAGATACCGAGGGAGGATTTAAACAAGGCGGTTGGCAAGGACCATATTTCGACGAAGTCTTTTCCGAGGTTGTCGCGAAAACTGTGACCTCGGCGGATGCTCTATTGCTCGGTCGGAAGACTTATGATATTTTCGCCGCCTATTGGCCGGCGCACCCGGATGAATGGGTGGCTAGAAATCTGAACAGCATGGCCAAATACGTTGTCTCGAAGAACGGCGCGATACTTACTTGGGAGAATTCGATTTTGATCCAGGGGGAAGTCCCCGCAAAAGTCGCCGGACTCAAGGAGCAAGTCGGCAATGATATTCTGGTAATCGGCAGCGGAGAACTCGTCAGGGTCCTGGCACAAAATGACCTTGTCGATGAGTATCAAATTATGATTAGCCCACTGAGTCTAGGCGCCGGAAAGCGGCTTTTCAAAGAAGATAACAGGAAACAAACTTTCGCTCTTATTTCCTCTGCGGTCACTTCGAAAGGCGTACTTATTCTTAAGTATGGAGTGAAGCCTTGA
- a CDS encoding YciI family protein translates to MQLPYSGWKTDSIGQWPPEDVRAHLDFLRQFNRELTDAGELVDIVALVGPEEAKIVRAGKESAPLITDGPFAESKEFLAGFWIVDVKSPQRALELAARASAGPGRGGIPLNMPIEVRQVMDGPG, encoded by the coding sequence ATGCAATTGCCTTACTCGGGCTGGAAAACCGACAGCATCGGTCAGTGGCCGCCGGAGGACGTCAGAGCGCATCTCGACTTTTTACGTCAATTTAATAGGGAGCTTACCGACGCAGGAGAGTTGGTCGATATCGTGGCTCTAGTCGGCCCCGAGGAGGCGAAGATCGTGCGTGCCGGAAAAGAAAGCGCTCCGTTGATTACGGACGGCCCGTTTGCCGAGTCTAAGGAATTTCTCGCCGGCTTTTGGATTGTCGACGTTAAGAGTCCCCAGCGCGCCTTGGAGCTTGCGGCTCGCGCTTCGGCCGGACCCGGACGCGGCGGTATTCCGCTTAACATGCCGATCGAAGTTCGTCAGGTGATGGATGGTCCAGGTTAG
- a CDS encoding SpvB/TcaC N-terminal domain-containing protein translates to MSFFKKSLLISLNLKPLKKLTIRIGLPVFILLFLSNFSIVTSVLRMLGTLPPQPLPQVIVGSDGKAVTTVPIELPPGTKGIIPQLSLSYNSAGGEGFLGWGWQLNGIHSIERDPSFGVNYGGSDSFRSSLGGQLVDVSGNRTVFHSRVENLFQFIPQGTCGDGPCTWIVTDKNGITYTFGGSADSQIIAIGQTNSIRVWALNKVADSFGNGYTISYLPPDGTGAYYPNTISYLNRSIQFNYETRPDGANFSSTNVTDYSQSAPVKVLNRLNNLIINVNGSLLREYEFGYSQGPVSNRSLLTIIRRDGSNQFGSESFDDLEFTYTSIQQSGGFSVSGMQQVTDLTNQQRPNGSVFTASPLATVTGSEAQNNFPPNSQSTTTRYNSLMQYLVNEPVPDRFSCNIGTGACICAALPVCYGYNPSIFNDLAFTCQAFGGWDGINGCAYGIPTALTSWLPADLDGDGVLDFIALTGTDGAVTLYARTINASGGTTFPASTTLPIFYNTYYSLSDINGDGKSDFVYESGGTLWAIYSRGASFSSPVQFSNVSLKAADRNMTVFDPYEYIFDSSIPGNKQWLSDFGASDYFADMNSDGLADFIHYDGFNFRIYINQKGSFANPIVIAANVSPYLNQFTDMNNDGVAEYVSLSTTSTNPNVILLQQQLAQLNAQQNQIQTDYNNQLAVLQTLLKATSASNLPTSASLLTLQNYYTNNSFPSDATLVQTLVTQITGGTAATATQSSTLTTDLQTAFATLLGPVLVNINSVNAQLASAQAASSQISTINVTYFNLKNSSSTGYSYPIASYDPLRSFLIDINADGKPDLVTIDVITAFTYLNTGFGFTSGRSVNLNSGTRTSLVQFNFADVNADGFTDLVLYNKDSKNIETYLSNGYGFDSLSSKYSFGNLPTFQSAPDQYGNVASDIYQITVTDVDRDSNPDVVIGFLASDLSYGGIQWVRSVKRTVPEDAILTVQNGTGAQVGVSYGTVATQTNGYIAGTGNYPFFPNTSPDFVVTSLTTDLTNGAAKTSLYTYTNSKFYMGLPGIGRGLGFATITETDLATSFYTVTNYFQSSYRLAGQPNIQSSYNASGNLLSQTTISNFYYPNPFGTEIAVPQSIVKNSYRNGMLLTSDNKTITYDIYGKPLTTTDYLGSHTIYTQIIYADDLNAWRMGRIQESIKTVDGSLVEDNLITYNGDFVSSMTKYPGTNVAQTTSFGGPDAFGNPSSVTDALGATTQIAYDTTTNSLPVTKTNALGQVTSYTYDYSLGLNLTETDPNGGTTSKLYDGYGRLLSVMYPGESSWNEYYTYNNTGRFNLTNLSQNESVSKQVRDNISGNSTITNSYSDPMGNEIRSEVNTSVSSVFIVTTKTYDYTTGNLIQKSNAYLSNDSPAYTTYKYADPDNLLTEIDEPDLSGTIVSTISYSGLTTNTNIAYPDGSSKTKSETKNELDQIISTVDNGKTVSYTYDPHGGQKTITDPSGLVTTNSYDIAGRKTSYSDSNSGTVSYTYDLMGRVLSQTDARGSSVTNQYDQLGRLISQTTNGGEIASTFTYDDTSVSNAIGRLTKVTDSSGSSTFGYDIKGNVIRKTKSIDDLTFVVLKSYDSLGRVLTLTYPDGSKTHNSYSVNNYLNTITFDSADGTSTGYTVISYNGPTIDSTTGYPTVTRSTGNGVVQNIGFDRIKLRVLELKTTLPNSTINGDIVYSYDGSGNITTLQDKVTTARTQTFTYDSWNRVISATGIYGSQTYAYTSNGNITQKDGYTLTYGNSSHANAVTSAYSQNTGTLNYTYDASGNMISRNGDTLIYDSKSRMVEYDPNGGGSILYTYDYAGNRIKANNQNTATVTYFLEDLYEIVRAPSASEQHTLYIKGLEGDLVSQLTRNNAVLITSNSLENQKEPILASAFMQPFCKDVAGDCGEYWKNRITGPSSKFFTHSSFFMKGIPSDLFASYYYVFLLLLLYLLYPYLKKGNEFLERAKIVGLGSPALLLSLVVAFSVQGCNGFLGGGGSGQAPWILALGSSTNPNTPTFNSPVASGVGAVSGGTPVAGMYFYHPDHLGSTTLITDGNGNPAPGPGQSGVSHVSYMPYGQIDRNDSFGPNIFRYQYTGQINDSDTGLYFYKSRYYDSVLGRFVQPDDRINPGINGTNRFMYVSGNPIGSNDPTGHVDWSQAIHMLDQIIGHMMWKSFNHGAGWNKFASQIGKFNLSKATFITKGKLFWDPKNSWFGARRLARWYNLNDWWNTGKARDAYFRKTANATIDFTLTLYGMGIIGDCNDQFGPQVCGQIMVYFWNQYGIDKDKFFNKGGWNRVFKWDIHFRFKDGQAQDSADNAHAACSTTKSFTEFYWGSQDFEGAGYPNPQDGSIRHTEGNITFIENTFLLYKNCSGNSGGDG, encoded by the coding sequence ATGTCCTTTTTTAAGAAGAGTCTTTTAATAAGTTTAAATTTAAAACCTTTAAAGAAATTAACAATTCGGATCGGTCTTCCAGTATTCATTCTCCTATTTCTCTCAAATTTTAGCATCGTTACGAGTGTTCTTCGGATGCTCGGAACTCTTCCTCCACAACCACTTCCTCAAGTAATCGTCGGATCGGATGGAAAAGCCGTTACTACTGTCCCGATAGAGCTGCCACCTGGAACAAAAGGAATCATTCCTCAGTTGTCCTTGAGTTATAATTCTGCGGGAGGTGAAGGGTTTTTAGGTTGGGGTTGGCAACTAAACGGAATTCACAGTATTGAAAGAGATCCAAGTTTTGGGGTCAATTACGGAGGCTCGGATTCCTTCAGATCCAGTCTTGGCGGCCAACTCGTAGATGTTTCTGGGAATAGAACTGTTTTTCACTCTAGAGTCGAAAATTTGTTCCAATTTATACCGCAAGGGACATGCGGAGACGGCCCGTGTACTTGGATCGTCACTGATAAAAATGGAATTACCTATACGTTTGGAGGGTCTGCTGACTCTCAAATAATAGCCATCGGTCAAACAAATTCGATTCGAGTTTGGGCATTAAATAAAGTGGCCGATTCGTTTGGAAACGGTTATACGATTTCATACCTTCCGCCTGACGGAACCGGAGCCTATTATCCGAATACAATTTCGTATCTGAATAGATCGATACAATTCAATTACGAAACTAGACCCGACGGTGCTAATTTCTCTTCCACAAACGTGACCGATTATTCGCAAAGCGCACCTGTCAAAGTATTAAATCGACTGAATAATCTTATCATTAATGTGAACGGAAGTCTATTGAGAGAATATGAATTCGGTTATTCCCAAGGCCCAGTCTCAAACCGGTCTTTACTGACAATCATCAGAAGAGACGGGAGTAACCAATTCGGTTCCGAATCCTTCGATGATCTTGAATTCACTTACACGTCCATTCAACAGAGCGGTGGATTTTCTGTAAGTGGAATGCAGCAAGTGACGGATTTGACTAATCAGCAAAGACCTAATGGTAGTGTTTTTACTGCAAGCCCACTCGCAACAGTGACCGGTTCGGAAGCTCAAAATAATTTTCCGCCGAACTCTCAAAGTACTACAACACGTTATAACTCGCTTATGCAATATTTAGTGAATGAGCCTGTTCCAGATCGATTTTCGTGTAATATCGGGACAGGCGCTTGTATCTGTGCGGCTCTTCCAGTCTGTTACGGATATAATCCTTCGATCTTTAACGATTTGGCGTTTACCTGCCAAGCTTTCGGAGGTTGGGACGGTATAAACGGGTGTGCATACGGAATCCCAACCGCGTTAACGAGTTGGTTACCAGCCGATTTGGACGGTGATGGAGTATTAGATTTTATCGCCTTAACCGGGACAGACGGGGCCGTTACTTTGTATGCAAGAACAATAAATGCGAGTGGAGGAACCACATTTCCCGCTAGTACTACGTTACCCATTTTTTATAATACGTATTATTCTCTTTCGGATATTAACGGAGATGGCAAGTCCGATTTCGTATATGAAAGCGGTGGAACATTATGGGCAATTTATTCGAGGGGAGCTTCTTTTTCATCACCCGTCCAGTTTTCGAATGTTTCTTTAAAAGCTGCGGATCGGAATATGACGGTCTTTGATCCTTATGAGTATATTTTCGACTCTTCTATTCCCGGAAATAAACAATGGTTATCTGATTTTGGAGCTTCCGATTATTTCGCGGATATGAATTCGGACGGTCTTGCCGACTTTATACATTACGACGGTTTTAATTTTAGAATTTATATTAATCAAAAGGGAAGTTTCGCAAATCCGATCGTAATCGCCGCGAATGTATCTCCGTATTTGAATCAATTTACGGACATGAATAATGACGGGGTCGCGGAATACGTTTCTCTTTCAACCACATCAACAAATCCGAATGTCATTCTTTTGCAGCAGCAATTAGCCCAGTTAAACGCCCAACAAAATCAAATCCAAACGGATTATAATAATCAGCTCGCTGTTTTACAAACGCTTCTAAAAGCGACCTCCGCTTCGAATCTTCCGACATCGGCGAGTCTTCTTACTCTTCAGAATTATTATACAAATAACAGTTTTCCTTCCGACGCAACCCTGGTCCAAACGCTCGTAACTCAAATTACCGGCGGAACTGCTGCGACGGCTACCCAAAGTTCTACCTTAACGACGGATCTTCAAACGGCATTCGCGACGCTTCTCGGTCCGGTTTTAGTAAACATAAATAGCGTAAACGCGCAACTTGCAAGTGCTCAAGCCGCATCTTCACAAATTTCAACTATCAACGTAACTTATTTTAATCTTAAAAACAGCTCTTCAACGGGATACTCGTACCCCATCGCTTCGTACGATCCTCTTAGAAGCTTTTTAATCGATATAAATGCGGATGGGAAGCCGGATCTGGTCACAATCGACGTAATTACCGCTTTTACATATCTTAATACCGGGTTCGGATTTACTTCCGGCAGGTCCGTCAATTTAAATTCCGGAACTCGAACGAGTCTGGTCCAATTCAATTTTGCGGACGTAAATGCGGACGGTTTTACCGATCTAGTTCTCTATAACAAAGATTCCAAAAACATAGAAACGTATCTATCGAACGGCTACGGATTCGATTCACTCTCCAGCAAATATTCCTTCGGAAATCTCCCGACATTCCAAAGTGCGCCCGATCAATATGGAAACGTCGCTTCGGACATTTATCAAATAACCGTTACAGACGTGGATCGAGATTCAAATCCGGATGTAGTAATCGGATTTCTTGCAAGCGATCTTTCTTACGGCGGAATTCAATGGGTACGAAGCGTTAAGAGAACCGTTCCAGAAGATGCGATCTTGACCGTTCAAAACGGAACCGGTGCACAGGTTGGAGTTTCCTACGGGACCGTCGCTACTCAAACAAACGGTTATATAGCTGGGACCGGAAATTACCCTTTCTTCCCGAACACGTCTCCCGATTTCGTCGTAACTTCTTTAACAACTGATTTAACAAACGGTGCCGCGAAAACTTCCCTTTATACATACACGAATAGTAAGTTTTATATGGGGCTGCCTGGAATCGGTCGTGGTTTAGGGTTTGCTACAATTACGGAAACGGATCTCGCTACTAGTTTTTATACCGTCACCAATTATTTTCAGAGTAGTTATCGGTTAGCGGGACAGCCAAATATTCAAAGTAGCTATAACGCGTCCGGAAATTTACTTTCTCAAACTACTATATCCAACTTTTACTATCCGAATCCTTTTGGAACCGAAATAGCTGTTCCGCAATCCATCGTAAAAAACTCGTACCGTAACGGAATGCTACTTACTTCGGATAATAAAACAATTACGTATGATATTTACGGTAAACCGTTAACGACGACGGATTATTTAGGATCGCATACGATCTACACTCAGATTATTTATGCGGACGATCTAAACGCTTGGAGAATGGGTCGAATCCAGGAGTCTATCAAGACGGTCGATGGAAGTCTAGTTGAGGATAACTTAATCACGTACAACGGCGATTTCGTTTCCTCCATGACAAAATATCCAGGCACCAATGTTGCCCAAACGACGAGCTTTGGGGGACCGGACGCCTTTGGAAATCCTAGCTCCGTTACGGACGCTCTTGGAGCGACTACCCAAATCGCATACGATACGACGACAAATTCATTGCCAGTGACCAAAACGAATGCGCTTGGCCAGGTTACATCCTATACGTACGATTATTCACTGGGTTTAAATCTTACAGAGACAGATCCGAACGGTGGAACTACTTCCAAGCTGTATGACGGCTACGGAAGGCTTTTAAGTGTAATGTATCCTGGAGAATCCAGTTGGAACGAGTATTATACATACAATAATACGGGACGATTTAATTTAACGAATTTATCACAAAATGAATCCGTTTCGAAGCAGGTTCGAGATAATATCTCCGGAAATTCGACTATCACGAATTCTTATTCAGATCCAATGGGAAATGAAATTAGAAGCGAAGTGAATACCTCTGTCAGTAGCGTATTCATCGTTACTACGAAAACCTATGATTATACGACGGGGAATTTAATTCAAAAGTCGAACGCGTATTTGAGTAATGATTCTCCGGCTTACACTACGTATAAATACGCTGATCCTGATAATTTGTTAACGGAAATCGATGAACCGGATCTTTCCGGAACGATCGTATCTACGATATCCTACTCCGGACTTACAACAAATACCAACATCGCGTATCCAGATGGATCGAGTAAGACGAAGAGCGAGACAAAGAATGAGTTGGATCAAATCATTTCTACGGTAGACAATGGAAAAACCGTTTCCTATACGTATGATCCACACGGAGGACAGAAAACGATTACTGACCCAAGTGGACTTGTAACCACCAATTCCTATGATATAGCGGGAAGAAAAACGAGTTATTCCGATTCCAATTCCGGAACGGTGAGTTATACTTATGATCTAATGGGAAGAGTTCTTTCCCAAACGGATGCAAGAGGGAGTAGCGTTACAAATCAATATGACCAACTCGGACGATTGATTTCGCAAACTACGAATGGCGGAGAGATCGCCTCGACCTTTACCTATGACGATACGAGCGTTTCCAATGCGATCGGACGATTGACGAAAGTTACGGATAGTTCCGGTTCTTCCACATTTGGGTATGACATAAAAGGAAACGTTATACGGAAAACAAAATCGATCGATGATTTGACTTTCGTAGTTTTGAAATCGTATGACTCCTTAGGAAGGGTTCTTACGTTAACATATCCCGATGGGAGTAAGACCCATAATAGCTATTCCGTTAATAATTACTTAAATACGATTACCTTCGATTCGGCTGATGGAACAAGTACGGGCTATACAGTAATTTCTTATAACGGTCCGACGATTGATTCGACGACGGGATATCCTACCGTGACGAGATCTACCGGAAATGGGGTCGTTCAAAATATTGGATTCGATAGGATTAAACTTAGAGTCCTGGAATTAAAGACGACTCTTCCGAATAGTACAATCAATGGAGATATAGTTTACTCCTACGACGGCTCCGGAAACATTACAACGCTTCAGGATAAGGTTACGACGGCTCGAACTCAAACGTTCACTTACGATTCTTGGAATCGAGTCATTTCAGCAACGGGAATTTATGGTTCCCAGACGTATGCCTATACTTCAAATGGAAACATCACCCAAAAAGACGGCTATACCCTCACGTATGGCAACTCCTCTCACGCGAATGCGGTGACTTCTGCGTATAGCCAGAACACCGGCACACTGAATTACACCTACGATGCTTCCGGAAACATGATATCTCGAAATGGTGACACTCTGATCTATGATTCTAAAAGTAGAATGGTAGAGTATGATCCGAACGGAGGAGGAAGTATTTTATATACCTATGATTACGCCGGTAATAGGATCAAGGCGAATAATCAGAATACGGCGACAGTCACGTATTTCCTAGAAGATCTCTATGAGATCGTAAGGGCGCCTAGCGCCTCCGAGCAACATACCTTATATATCAAGGGCTTGGAAGGGGACTTAGTTTCTCAACTGACTCGAAATAATGCGGTTCTTATTACTTCAAACAGTTTAGAGAATCAAAAGGAACCGATTCTAGCTTCGGCGTTCATGCAACCATTCTGTAAAGATGTAGCGGGCGATTGTGGTGAATATTGGAAGAATCGAATAACAGGTCCATCTTCGAAATTCTTTACTCATTCTTCTTTCTTTATGAAAGGAATTCCTTCCGATCTTTTTGCTTCCTATTATTATGTTTTCCTTCTTTTACTTTTGTATCTCCTTTATCCGTATTTGAAAAAAGGAAACGAGTTCTTAGAAAGAGCCAAAATTGTAGGGTTAGGATCTCCAGCTTTATTATTATCGTTAGTGGTTGCGTTTTCCGTTCAAGGCTGTAACGGATTTTTAGGGGGCGGAGGTAGCGGTCAGGCTCCTTGGATATTAGCGTTAGGAAGTTCAACGAACCCGAATACACCTACTTTTAATAGCCCTGTTGCAAGCGGTGTCGGAGCTGTCTCCGGTGGAACTCCTGTCGCTGGTATGTATTTTTATCATCCGGATCATTTAGGATCGACGACTCTTATTACCGATGGAAATGGAAATCCGGCTCCTGGACCGGGCCAGTCTGGAGTGAGCCATGTATCTTACATGCCATATGGTCAAATCGATAGAAATGATTCTTTCGGTCCGAATATATTCAGATACCAGTATACGGGTCAAATAAATGATTCCGATACAGGATTATATTTTTATAAATCCCGTTATTATGATTCGGTTTTAGGTAGATTCGTTCAACCGGATGATCGAATCAATCCGGGGATTAATGGTACGAATCGATTCATGTATGTTAGCGGGAATCCTATCGGATCGAATGATCCAACGGGGCATGTAGATTGGAGTCAAGCGATTCACATGCTAGATCAAATTATCGGCCATATGATGTGGAAGAGCTTTAATCATGGGGCTGGGTGGAATAAATTTGCCAGCCAGATCGGAAAGTTTAATTTAAGTAAGGCCACCTTTATTACTAAGGGAAAACTCTTTTGGGACCCGAAGAATTCATGGTTTGGTGCGCGCAGATTAGCAAGATGGTATAACCTCAACGATTGGTGGAATACAGGGAAAGCTCGAGATGCATATTTTAGAAAGACTGCCAATGCGACGATAGATTTCACTTTAACACTATATGGAATGGGTATAATCGGAGATTGCAATGACCAATTTGGACCTCAAGTTTGCGGGCAAATTATGGTTTATTTTTGGAATCAATATGGCATTGATAAAGACAAATTTTTCAACAAGGGTGGTTGGAACCGAGTCTTTAAATGGGACATTCACTTTAGGTTTAAGGATGGCCAAGCACAAGATTCTGCTGATAATGCTCATGCTGCTTGTAGCACTACTAAGTCATTTACTGAATTTTATTGGGGATCTCAAGATTTTGAAGGGGCCGGTTATCCTAACCCGCAAGACGGGTCAATTCGGCATACAGAAGGAAATATTACTTTTATAGAAAATACTTTCTTACTTTATAAAAACTGTTCAGGCAATTCCGGCGGCGATGGCTGA